The proteins below come from a single Hemibagrus wyckioides isolate EC202008001 linkage group LG22, SWU_Hwy_1.0, whole genome shotgun sequence genomic window:
- the LOC131343465 gene encoding corrinoid adenosyltransferase MMAB-like produces MATPRSSARESHIKKTQFSSETVAELERWIDSYTDELPPLTHFILPSGGKSSAALHVARAVCRRAERCVAPIVRSGEADPDVSKYLNRLSDYLFTLARYTAMKEGNTERIYKRPE; encoded by the exons ATGGCCACTCCTCGCTCATCAGCCCGAGAGAGCCACAtaa AGAAGACGCAGTTCAGCAGTGAGACTGTAGCAGAGCTGGAGAGATGGATTGATTCCTACACAGAtgagcttcctcctctcacacacttcatcctccct TCTGGGGGGAAAAGCAGTGCTGCCCTGCATGTGGCCAGAGCTGTGTGTCGCCGGGCCGAGCGCTG cgTGGCTCCTATAGTGCGTTCAGGCGAGGCCGATCCTGACGTCAGTAAATATCTCAACAG GTTGAGTGATTACCTGTTCACACTGGCCAGATACACAGCCATGAAAGAAGGAAACACAGAGAGGATCTACAAGAGACCTGAATGA